In Sedimenticola thiotaurini, the following proteins share a genomic window:
- a CDS encoding MFS transporter, with amino-acid sequence MDSKNHWRSRQVLSWALYDWANSAFATTVMAGFFPLFFKQYWAADLDTGNSTFLLGSFNAFASLVVVLLAPLLGAIADRGNARKRFLRYFAMMGVVMTGALYLVAAGGWMMALMLYAMAVIGFSCSNIFYDALLPEVARESELDLVSSIGFGLGYLGGGILFAFNVWMTLDPAFFGLADAAEAVKSSFLMVAIWWALFTIPVLLFVPESPATGGSGWLESVRAGVGQLRATFSKLKLLRQTGLFLAAYWLYIDGVDTIIRMAVDYGLSLGFDSNGLIVALLITQFVGFPAAILFGKLGERFGPRQGIFVAIGIYLVIILWAYQMDQVWEFYLLAVAVGLVQGGIQALSRSFYVRLIPRDKPAEFFGFYNMLGKFAAVLGPLMMGMVSLLTGSPRLSMLSVAVLFVAGALLLKQVDEVAGRAQARLLEE; translated from the coding sequence ATGGACAGCAAAAATCACTGGAGAAGTCGCCAGGTACTCTCCTGGGCGCTCTATGACTGGGCCAACTCGGCTTTTGCCACCACCGTTATGGCGGGCTTTTTTCCCCTGTTTTTCAAACAGTATTGGGCCGCTGATCTGGATACCGGCAACAGCACCTTTTTACTGGGTAGTTTCAATGCCTTTGCCAGTCTGGTGGTGGTGCTGTTGGCGCCGTTGCTGGGCGCCATCGCGGACCGGGGCAATGCCCGGAAACGGTTTCTACGCTACTTTGCCATGATGGGCGTGGTAATGACCGGGGCGCTCTATCTGGTGGCGGCAGGGGGCTGGATGATGGCCCTGATGCTCTATGCCATGGCGGTGATCGGATTTTCCTGCAGCAATATTTTCTATGACGCGCTGTTGCCGGAAGTGGCCCGGGAATCGGAACTGGACCTGGTCTCCTCGATCGGTTTCGGGCTGGGCTATCTGGGGGGTGGCATCCTGTTTGCTTTTAATGTCTGGATGACACTCGATCCGGCCTTCTTCGGCCTGGCCGATGCGGCGGAAGCGGTGAAGAGTTCATTCCTGATGGTGGCGATTTGGTGGGCCCTGTTTACCATCCCGGTGCTGTTGTTTGTGCCCGAGTCGCCAGCCACCGGTGGTTCCGGGTGGCTGGAAAGCGTCAGGGCCGGGGTCGGACAACTGCGTGCCACCTTCTCAAAGCTGAAGTTGCTGCGTCAGACCGGTCTGTTCCTGGCAGCCTACTGGCTCTATATCGATGGGGTCGACACTATTATCCGGATGGCGGTGGACTATGGACTGTCACTTGGTTTTGACTCTAATGGACTTATTGTGGCGCTGTTGATTACCCAGTTTGTCGGATTTCCCGCGGCCATACTGTTTGGCAAACTGGGGGAGCGTTTCGGCCCCCGTCAGGGTATTTTTGTGGCGATCGGAATCTATCTGGTGATTATCCTCTGGGCCTACCAGATGGACCAGGTTTGGGAGTTTTACCTGCTCGCGGTAGCGGTTGGCCTGGTGCAGGGGGGGATCCAGGCGCTGAGTCGGTCGTTCTATGTGCGGCTGATCCCCAGAGACAAGCCGGCAGAGTTTTTTGGTTTCTATAACATGCTGGGGAAGTTTGCCGCGGTCCTGGGGCCCTTGATGATGGGTATGGTGAGTCTGTTGACCGGAAGCCCCCGGCTATCCATGCTCTCTGTGGCCGTGCTGTTTGTGGCAGGGGCCCTGTTGCTGAAGCAGGTCGATGAGGTGGCCGGACGTGCCCAGGCCCGTTTGCTGGAAGAGTAA
- the flhF gene encoding flagellar biosynthesis protein FlhF, with protein sequence MKIKRIFAPDIRQALRQVRETLGSDAVILSNKKVDGGVELMAAIDYDAAAFADEPPPPAQSVSHKVRPLHQEERPVAPTRERDSKVASVTELKEQVVPKVEWSQDPVLVEMRQEMKALRRMMENELSGLSWREMADHKPENRDLFRKLMELSITPDICCELVELVSDATNADQAWRKALYHLAAKMETVGDDLLEQGGVFALIGPTGVGKTTTVAKLAARFALRHGTHQIALISTDNYRIGAQEQLNTYARILDVPVRTASTREELAVALNGLTGKRLVLIDTAGMSQRDVRLSEQLSMLDVAGQGVRSFLTLSAATDYSSLIQTIGAFGTARPEACILTKVDETGSLGGALSALIHKALPLAFVADGQKVPEDLHLARSHTLVSKAVACSTGEGGYSDEYLALALGGARANAHG encoded by the coding sequence ATGAAGATTAAACGCATTTTCGCGCCGGATATCAGGCAGGCTCTACGACAGGTTCGTGAGACACTGGGCTCCGACGCCGTGATTCTGTCGAACAAGAAAGTTGATGGCGGCGTCGAGTTGATGGCGGCCATTGATTATGATGCCGCCGCTTTTGCAGACGAGCCGCCGCCCCCTGCCCAATCCGTATCCCACAAGGTTCGGCCCCTGCACCAGGAGGAGAGACCTGTCGCCCCGACCCGGGAGCGAGATTCTAAAGTAGCCTCTGTGACCGAACTGAAAGAGCAGGTGGTTCCCAAAGTGGAGTGGAGCCAGGATCCGGTGCTGGTGGAGATGCGTCAGGAGATGAAGGCGCTGCGTCGCATGATGGAAAACGAACTGTCCGGGCTGAGCTGGCGGGAGATGGCGGATCACAAGCCGGAGAACCGGGACCTGTTCAGGAAGTTGATGGAATTGTCCATCACGCCGGATATCTGCTGTGAACTGGTGGAGCTTGTTAGCGATGCCACCAATGCGGACCAGGCGTGGCGAAAGGCGCTTTACCATCTGGCGGCAAAAATGGAGACAGTGGGCGATGATCTGCTGGAGCAGGGTGGCGTATTCGCCCTGATCGGACCCACCGGGGTAGGCAAGACCACCACGGTGGCAAAGCTGGCGGCCCGTTTCGCCCTGCGCCACGGCACCCATCAGATCGCACTGATCTCGACCGATAACTACCGTATCGGTGCCCAGGAGCAGTTGAACACCTACGCCAGAATACTGGACGTGCCGGTGCGCACGGCGAGTACCCGGGAGGAACTGGCTGTTGCATTGAACGGCCTGACCGGCAAGCGACTGGTCCTGATCGATACCGCCGGAATGAGTCAGCGGGATGTCAGGCTCAGTGAACAGCTCTCCATGCTGGATGTGGCCGGACAGGGTGTGCGCAGTTTTCTCACCCTCTCTGCGGCCACCGACTACTCATCTCTGATCCAGACGATCGGCGCCTTTGGCACTGCCAGGCCGGAGGCCTGTATTCTCACTAAGGTGGATGAGACCGGCTCACTGGGCGGGGCGCTGTCCGCGTTGATCCATAAGGCGTTACCGCTGGCATTTGTCGCCGATGGCCAGAAGGTGCCGGAAGATCTGCACCTGGCCCGTTCACACACACTGGTCAGCAAGGCGGTCGCCTGTAGTACCGGAGAAGGTGGGTATTCCGATGAATACCTGGCACTGGCCCTCGGAGGTGCGAGAGCAAATGCTCATGGCTGA
- the flhA gene encoding flagellar biosynthesis protein FlhA, whose protein sequence is MMDATAILNNVKASGLRGLGAPMVLVMLLVMVVIPLPPLALDIFFTFNIALSLIVVMVVVYTMRPLEFSVFPSLLLVATLLRLSLNVASTRVVLLEGHQGGDAAGKVIEAFGAFVIGGNYAVGLVVFAILVIINFVVVTKGAGRVSEVSARFTLDAMPGKQMAIDADLNAGLIDQDEARVRRDEVAQEADFYGAMDGASKFVRGDAVAGILILFINIIGGLAIGMLQHDLDLSTALRFYALLTIGDGLVAQIPSLLLSTSAAIIVTRVASSKQDMGGQIVTQLFTNPKALIITAVVLGMMGIIPGMPNFAFLTLAALAGGGAWWIMQKQQRAQVVPDVEPMPEPAQAPEQKELTWDDVQPVDIIGLEVGYRLIPLVDKNQGGQLMNRIKGVRKKLSQELGFLVQPVHIRDNLDLSPGGYRISLNGVVIGEAEIYPDRELAINPGRVFGTLQGVATTDPAFGLEAVWIDAGQRDQAQTLGYTVVDASTVVATHLSEILQSHAHELIGHEEVQQLMEVLAKSAPKLVEDLVPTVLSLGQILKILQNLLSEGVPIRDIRTIAETLAEYAPQSQDLGALTARARVALSRSIVQQLVGPVEEIPVVVLDPGLEQILQQTIQPAQDGGVGFEPGLAEQLQKALVETAQQQETAGQESILLVAAPIRMWMARFVKHSVPGMSVLSYNEIPDNRKIKVVATVGRPSAET, encoded by the coding sequence ATGATGGATGCAACAGCAATCCTGAATAATGTAAAAGCGTCTGGTCTGCGTGGTCTTGGCGCACCCATGGTGCTGGTGATGCTGTTGGTGATGGTGGTGATTCCCCTGCCACCACTGGCCCTGGATATCTTTTTTACCTTCAATATCGCCCTGTCGCTGATTGTGGTGATGGTGGTGGTCTACACCATGCGGCCACTAGAGTTCAGTGTGTTCCCCAGTCTGCTGCTGGTGGCCACGCTGCTGCGCCTCTCCCTGAATGTGGCCTCCACCCGGGTGGTGTTACTGGAAGGGCATCAGGGTGGTGATGCGGCCGGCAAGGTGATCGAGGCGTTTGGCGCCTTTGTTATCGGTGGCAACTATGCGGTCGGCCTGGTGGTGTTTGCCATTCTGGTGATTATCAATTTTGTGGTGGTGACCAAGGGTGCGGGACGGGTATCCGAGGTGAGCGCCCGGTTCACCCTGGACGCCATGCCGGGTAAGCAGATGGCGATCGATGCCGATCTCAATGCAGGACTCATCGATCAGGATGAGGCCAGAGTGCGGCGCGATGAGGTGGCCCAGGAGGCCGATTTTTACGGCGCGATGGATGGTGCCAGCAAGTTTGTCCGGGGTGACGCGGTAGCGGGTATTCTGATCCTGTTCATCAACATTATCGGTGGTCTTGCAATCGGTATGCTGCAGCATGACCTGGATCTCTCAACTGCGCTGCGGTTTTATGCCCTGCTGACCATTGGCGATGGTCTGGTGGCGCAGATTCCCTCCCTGCTGCTCTCCACCTCCGCAGCCATTATTGTCACCCGGGTGGCCTCCTCCAAGCAGGATATGGGAGGGCAGATTGTCACCCAGCTGTTCACCAATCCGAAGGCACTGATAATCACCGCCGTAGTACTGGGCATGATGGGCATTATCCCCGGCATGCCCAATTTTGCCTTCCTTACCCTAGCGGCCCTGGCCGGTGGCGGTGCCTGGTGGATCATGCAAAAACAGCAGCGTGCCCAGGTGGTGCCGGATGTGGAGCCCATGCCAGAGCCTGCACAGGCACCGGAACAGAAGGAGCTGACCTGGGATGATGTACAACCGGTGGATATTATCGGCCTGGAGGTGGGGTATCGTCTGATCCCCCTGGTGGACAAGAACCAGGGTGGTCAGTTGATGAACCGGATCAAGGGGGTGCGTAAGAAGCTCTCCCAGGAGTTGGGCTTCCTGGTGCAGCCGGTACATATACGGGACAATCTGGATCTCAGCCCTGGCGGCTATCGGATCTCCCTCAATGGCGTGGTGATCGGTGAGGCGGAGATCTACCCGGATCGGGAGCTGGCCATCAATCCTGGCCGGGTGTTTGGTACCTTGCAGGGCGTGGCTACGACTGATCCGGCGTTTGGTCTGGAGGCGGTCTGGATCGATGCCGGACAGCGGGACCAGGCGCAGACGCTGGGCTATACGGTGGTGGATGCCAGTACCGTGGTGGCCACCCACCTGAGCGAGATACTGCAATCCCATGCCCATGAGCTGATTGGCCATGAGGAGGTGCAGCAGTTGATGGAAGTGCTCGCCAAAAGCGCCCCCAAACTGGTGGAGGATCTGGTGCCCACCGTCTTAAGCCTGGGGCAGATATTAAAGATTCTGCAGAACCTGCTTTCGGAGGGTGTGCCCATTCGGGATATCCGCACGATTGCCGAAACATTGGCGGAGTATGCTCCCCAGAGTCAAGACCTCGGCGCTTTGACGGCCCGGGCCCGGGTTGCGCTTTCCCGTTCGATTGTTCAGCAACTTGTTGGTCCTGTTGAAGAAATCCCTGTTGTGGTGCTCGATCCTGGATTGGAACAGATATTGCAGCAAACTATTCAGCCTGCCCAGGATGGGGGTGTCGGGTTTGAACCCGGCCTGGCGGAACAGCTGCAGAAAGCGTTGGTTGAAACCGCTCAGCAGCAAGAGACAGCAGGACAGGAGAGTATTCTTTTGGTCGCAGCGCCGATTCGCATGTGGATGGCGCGATTTGTTAAACACAGCGTACCGGGAATGAGTGTGCTCTCCTACAACGAGATACCGGACAACCGCAAAATCAAGGTGGTTGCCACGGTGGGCAGGCCAAGTGCAGAAACATAA
- the fliP gene encoding flagellar type III secretion system pore protein FliP (The bacterial flagellar biogenesis protein FliP forms a type III secretion system (T3SS)-type pore required for flagellar assembly.), with protein MMAPARLLLLLLLTLVPVAASAAPGLDALTATPTADGGQTYSLSIQILFLMTALTLLPGALLMMTSFARIVIVLAILRQALGTQSTPSNQIMIGLALFLTLFIMMPVFQQVYDQGVQPYLEEQLTATEALQRAAVPMRSFMLAQTRESDLELFARIGNYADFESPDAVPFTVLLPAFATSELKTGFQIGFLIFIPFLIIDLVVASVLMSMGMMMLSPLIISLPFKIMLFVLIDGWALLFGTLASSFQV; from the coding sequence ATGATGGCCCCGGCACGGCTGTTACTGCTATTGCTGCTGACCCTGGTGCCGGTTGCCGCGAGCGCGGCGCCGGGCCTTGATGCATTGACGGCAACCCCCACCGCAGACGGTGGGCAGACCTACAGTCTGAGTATACAGATACTGTTCCTGATGACGGCCCTGACGCTGTTGCCGGGGGCGTTGCTGATGATGACCTCCTTTGCCCGCATTGTGATTGTGCTGGCGATCCTGCGCCAGGCGCTGGGCACCCAGAGTACCCCGTCCAACCAGATCATGATCGGTCTGGCGCTTTTTCTGACCCTCTTCATCATGATGCCGGTTTTTCAGCAGGTCTATGATCAGGGCGTACAGCCCTACCTGGAGGAGCAGCTTACCGCTACCGAGGCGCTGCAGCGTGCAGCGGTGCCGATGCGTAGCTTCATGTTGGCCCAGACCCGTGAGAGTGATCTGGAACTGTTTGCCCGAATCGGCAACTATGCCGATTTTGAGTCCCCGGATGCGGTGCCGTTCACGGTGTTGTTGCCGGCCTTCGCAACCTCTGAACTGAAGACCGGTTTTCAGATCGGTTTTCTGATTTTTATTCCGTTCCTGATTATCGACCTGGTGGTGGCGAGTGTACTCATGTCGATGGGTATGATGATGTTGTCGCCACTGATTATTTCACTGCCGTTCAAGATCATGCTGTTTGTACTCATCGATGGCTGGGCGCTGTTGTTCGGCACCCTGGCATCCAGTTTCCAGGTCTGA
- the fliN gene encoding flagellar motor switch protein FliN, whose protein sequence is MSDVEKDPNEALADEWAAALEEQDDVVATPNDMAADAAQFQELTAESKNGSGGEVQLDAILDVPVTISMEIGRTQISIRNLLQLNQGSVVELDRLAGEPMDVLVNGTLIAKGEVVVVNEKFGIRLTDIISPADRVRRLGR, encoded by the coding sequence ATGAGCGACGTGGAAAAAGACCCGAATGAAGCACTGGCCGATGAGTGGGCTGCTGCACTGGAGGAGCAGGACGATGTGGTTGCCACTCCCAATGACATGGCGGCCGATGCGGCGCAGTTCCAGGAGCTGACAGCAGAGTCCAAGAACGGCAGTGGGGGTGAGGTGCAGCTGGATGCCATTCTGGATGTGCCGGTCACCATCTCCATGGAGATCGGACGTACCCAGATTTCCATCCGCAACCTGTTGCAGTTGAATCAGGGCTCGGTTGTAGAGCTGGACCGCCTCGCCGGTGAGCCGATGGATGTATTGGTCAACGGCACCCTGATCGCCAAGGGAGAAGTGGTGGTAGTCAATGAAAAGTTTGGTATCCGACTCACCGACATCATCAGCCCTGCCGACCGGGTGCGGAGACTCGGTAGATGA
- the fliR gene encoding flagellar biosynthetic protein FliR yields MIFTDTQLQSWLAAFFWPFVRIGALILSAPILSSRQTPIIFRLAFVLVLTWVLVPVIPASPVVDPFSGEAFIILLQQILIGVAMGFILQMVFAALIFGGQVIAYSMGLGFASMVDPQNGVQVPVVSQFYLILATLLFLVLNGHLVLIEILAQSFHTFPVAVSGLSQNGFSEIVGWASRMFNAGLLMSLPVVAALLLVNLGMGVIGRAAPQLNIFAVGFPISILIGFVLIWITLPDVMGNFTELLEEALGLIQRLLLIAG; encoded by the coding sequence ATGATCTTTACCGATACCCAATTGCAAAGCTGGCTGGCCGCATTCTTCTGGCCGTTTGTACGTATCGGTGCATTGATCCTGTCTGCGCCCATTCTCAGTTCGCGCCAGACACCAATAATATTCCGGCTGGCTTTCGTGCTGGTGCTGACCTGGGTGCTGGTGCCGGTGATTCCCGCCTCCCCGGTGGTGGACCCCTTCAGTGGGGAGGCATTCATCATCCTGCTGCAACAGATCCTGATTGGTGTGGCGATGGGCTTTATTCTGCAGATGGTGTTCGCCGCCCTGATTTTTGGTGGGCAGGTGATCGCCTACAGCATGGGGCTGGGGTTCGCTTCCATGGTGGATCCGCAGAACGGTGTGCAGGTACCGGTGGTCTCCCAGTTCTATCTGATATTGGCCACCCTGCTGTTCCTGGTCCTGAACGGCCACCTGGTGCTGATCGAAATACTGGCACAAAGTTTCCACACTTTTCCGGTGGCGGTCAGCGGGCTCAGTCAGAACGGCTTCTCCGAAATCGTCGGCTGGGCCAGCCGGATGTTCAACGCCGGACTGTTGATGTCACTGCCGGTGGTAGCGGCCCTGTTGCTGGTCAATCTCGGGATGGGCGTGATTGGTCGGGCAGCGCCGCAGCTGAATATCTTTGCGGTGGGATTTCCGATCTCCATTCTGATCGGTTTCGTACTTATCTGGATTACCCTGCCGGATGTCATGGGTAACTTCACCGAGTTACTGGAAGAGGCTCTGGGCCTGATCCAGCGGCTGCTGCTGATTGCGGGGTGA
- the fliM gene encoding flagellar motor switch protein FliM encodes MGASDLLSQDEIDALLHGVDDGDIDTQADEQFDGEARPYDFASQDRIVRGRLPTLEMVNERFARYFRTSLFNMLRRSADISVSGVQMLKFSEFVHSLFVPTSLNLVKVAPLKGKGLCVLDPKLVFSVVDNFFGGTGRFHTKIEGRDFTPTELRVVQMLLNLAFNDLHEAWKPVLPLKFECVGSEVNPQFANIVSPSEVVVVTSFHVDLEAGGGDMHICMPYSMIEPIRDLLDAGVQSDRGDKDERWVIALKDEIMDVSVELSTIFCETTLSMRELAELQKGDVIPMDIPQVVEVMAADVPIFSGRVGVSDGHYAIKIEKWIDPPKHIGLQDLLNES; translated from the coding sequence ATGGGCGCCAGTGACCTGCTTTCACAAGACGAAATCGACGCGCTGCTGCATGGCGTCGATGACGGTGATATCGATACCCAAGCTGATGAACAGTTTGATGGCGAGGCCCGTCCTTACGACTTCGCCAGCCAGGACAGGATAGTTCGTGGGCGGCTGCCCACCCTGGAGATGGTGAACGAGCGTTTCGCCCGTTATTTCCGCACCAGCCTGTTCAACATGTTACGTCGCTCGGCGGACATCTCGGTGTCGGGTGTACAGATGCTCAAATTCTCCGAGTTTGTGCACAGTCTGTTTGTCCCGACCAGCCTTAACCTGGTGAAGGTTGCCCCCCTGAAAGGGAAGGGGCTCTGTGTACTGGATCCGAAGCTGGTCTTCAGTGTGGTGGACAACTTCTTCGGCGGCACCGGGCGTTTCCACACCAAGATCGAAGGGCGTGATTTCACTCCCACCGAGCTCCGTGTGGTCCAGATGCTGCTGAATCTCGCGTTTAACGATCTGCACGAAGCCTGGAAGCCGGTATTGCCGTTGAAATTTGAGTGTGTCGGCTCCGAGGTTAATCCCCAGTTCGCCAATATTGTGAGTCCCTCGGAAGTGGTGGTGGTGACCTCGTTTCATGTCGATCTGGAAGCGGGCGGCGGCGATATGCATATCTGCATGCCTTACTCCATGATTGAGCCGATTCGCGATCTTCTGGATGCCGGTGTGCAGTCGGATCGGGGCGATAAGGATGAGCGCTGGGTGATCGCCCTGAAGGACGAGATCATGGACGTTTCAGTGGAACTCTCCACGATTTTTTGTGAAACCACTTTGAGTATGCGGGAGCTGGCTGAGCTGCAAAAGGGCGATGTGATACCGATGGATATCCCCCAGGTGGTGGAAGTGATGGCAGCGGATGTGCCGATATTTTCCGGACGTGTAGGCGTATCGGATGGGCATTATGCGATCAAGATCGAAAAGTGGATCGATCCCCCAAAGCACATAGGGTTACAGGATCTGCTGAACGAATCCTGA
- the fliQ gene encoding flagellar biosynthesis protein FliQ, whose amino-acid sequence MTPDSVLDIGQRALEVTVALGAVLLIPALAVGLLVAMFQAATQINEMTLSFIPKLIIVVVVLMMAGPWMLQVIINFTVTLFEGIPDFIG is encoded by the coding sequence ATGACACCAGACAGCGTACTCGATATCGGCCAGCGGGCGTTGGAAGTGACAGTCGCCCTGGGTGCGGTGCTGCTGATTCCGGCCCTGGCCGTCGGCCTGCTGGTGGCCATGTTCCAGGCGGCCACCCAGATCAACGAGATGACCCTGAGTTTTATCCCGAAACTGATCATCGTGGTGGTGGTGCTGATGATGGCGGGGCCCTGGATGCTGCAGGTTATTATCAATTTCACCGTAACCCTCTTTGAGGGTATACCGGATTTTATCGGTTGA
- the fliO gene encoding flagellar biosynthetic protein FliO — protein sequence MKWLLPLVGLNGAWIWIPLAQAAAEKPSPATLSPSPLSGGMLLQTAGGLLLILGLIFAIGWLLRRFGRLPMASKGDITILSGVSLGPRERAVLLRVGDTRLLVGVAPGRIQTLHVLDKTEGQEADTAFSGQLKTEIAEQEK from the coding sequence ATGAAATGGCTGTTGCCTCTGGTCGGCCTGAACGGCGCCTGGATCTGGATACCCCTGGCGCAGGCCGCTGCGGAAAAGCCATCACCTGCCACACTGTCACCATCACCTTTGAGCGGCGGCATGTTACTGCAGACCGCGGGCGGGTTGTTGCTGATCCTGGGACTGATCTTCGCCATAGGCTGGCTGCTGCGCCGGTTCGGTCGGCTGCCGATGGCGTCCAAGGGTGATATCACGATTCTGAGCGGAGTCTCTCTCGGTCCCCGGGAGCGGGCTGTGCTGTTGCGCGTGGGGGATACCCGTCTGCTGGTTGGTGTTGCACCGGGCCGGATACAGACGCTCCATGTGCTGGATAAAACCGAAGGGCAGGAAGCGGATACGGCTTTCTCCGGTCAGCTGAAAACTGAAATCGCGGAGCAGGAGAAATGA
- the flhB gene encoding flagellar biosynthesis protein FlhB, which yields MAENEDGQEKTEEPTAKRLDDAKKKGQIARSKELNTMAITLIGGMALVAMSGMMGEGLSQIMSSNLSIPRVDMFEPMAMLRRLAASMQDALLMLAPFFVVVVVVAVLSSIALGGMAFSAQALAPKLSKMNPLKGLKRLFSLKGLIELAKAMAKFFLVGGATALVLWLTLDSFIQLSGMDLGSAMSELVNLIGWAFVLISSTLILVAAVDIPFQIWDHKRQMKMTRQEVREEMKETEGRPEVRGRIRQLQREMATRRMMEEVPKADVIVTNPTHYAVALRYNQARMNAPVVVAKGTELVAANIRRVGAENEVPVIESPSLARAIYFHTELGEPIPAGLYLAVAKLLAYVFQLRAYTPGQGRKPVMPDELQIPDELKVPE from the coding sequence ATGGCAGAGAATGAAGATGGCCAGGAGAAAACAGAAGAGCCGACAGCGAAACGCCTGGATGATGCCAAAAAGAAGGGGCAGATAGCCCGTTCAAAAGAGCTGAACACCATGGCTATCACCCTGATCGGTGGTATGGCTCTGGTTGCAATGAGCGGCATGATGGGGGAGGGGCTCTCCCAAATCATGAGCAGTAATCTGAGCATACCCCGGGTTGATATGTTTGAGCCGATGGCGATGCTGCGTCGGTTGGCAGCCAGTATGCAGGATGCCCTGCTCATGCTGGCGCCGTTCTTCGTGGTGGTGGTAGTGGTGGCGGTACTCAGTTCCATCGCCCTGGGGGGGATGGCATTCAGTGCCCAGGCGCTGGCGCCGAAACTGAGCAAGATGAATCCGTTGAAAGGACTGAAACGGCTCTTCTCGCTCAAGGGTTTGATAGAGCTGGCCAAGGCGATGGCCAAGTTTTTTCTGGTGGGTGGCGCCACCGCGTTGGTGCTGTGGCTTACCCTGGACTCCTTCATTCAGCTTAGCGGTATGGACCTGGGTTCGGCGATGAGCGAGCTGGTCAATCTGATCGGTTGGGCGTTTGTGCTGATCTCCTCAACCCTGATTCTGGTGGCTGCTGTCGATATACCGTTCCAGATCTGGGATCACAAACGGCAGATGAAAATGACCCGCCAGGAAGTTCGGGAAGAGATGAAGGAGACCGAGGGTCGGCCCGAGGTTCGGGGGCGTATCCGGCAGCTGCAACGTGAGATGGCGACCCGGCGCATGATGGAGGAGGTGCCGAAAGCCGATGTGATTGTCACCAACCCCACCCACTATGCGGTGGCCCTGCGCTATAACCAGGCGCGTATGAACGCACCGGTGGTGGTGGCCAAGGGGACCGAACTGGTGGCTGCCAATATTCGCCGGGTGGGCGCCGAAAACGAGGTGCCGGTTATCGAATCACCTTCGTTGGCCCGTGCCATCTACTTCCATACCGAACTGGGGGAACCGATACCGGCGGGTCTCTATCTGGCGGTGGCCAAGCTGCTGGCCTACGTGTTTCAGCTCAGGGCCTATACACCTGGGCAGGGTCGCAAACCGGTGATGCCCGATGAGCTGCAGATTCCGGATGAACTGAAGGTGCCTGAGTGA
- a CDS encoding flagellar basal body-associated FliL family protein produces the protein MAKQQDEDLDLGAEHVGLSKKKLILIILGAVLLMAIGLVLGWYLTGGSGAANEDEAEEVVEEQLPAIYHPLAPVFVVNLPPGGKAKMLQVGVQVMARDPALIQFLKYNDPMIRHNLLSLFGNQQDSGLRDRAGKEKLQTEVLNTINRILKEYDGGGEVEAVYFTSFVMQ, from the coding sequence GTGGCAAAACAACAGGATGAAGATCTCGATCTTGGCGCAGAACACGTCGGTCTTTCGAAAAAGAAGTTGATCCTTATTATATTGGGTGCGGTTCTGCTGATGGCTATCGGACTGGTTCTTGGCTGGTATCTCACCGGTGGGAGTGGCGCAGCGAATGAGGATGAGGCGGAAGAGGTGGTTGAGGAGCAGTTACCGGCCATTTATCACCCGCTTGCCCCGGTATTTGTGGTCAACCTGCCACCCGGTGGAAAGGCCAAAATGCTCCAGGTGGGGGTACAGGTGATGGCGCGTGATCCGGCTCTGATCCAGTTCCTTAAATACAATGATCCGATGATTCGACACAACCTGTTGTCCCTGTTCGGCAACCAGCAGGATAGTGGTTTGCGCGATCGGGCAGGCAAGGAGAAACTCCAGACGGAGGTTCTCAATACAATTAACCGGATTCTCAAGGAGTATGACGGAGGGGGAGAAGTCGAAGCCGTCTACTTTACCTCTTTTGTGATGCAATAA